From Pseudomonas sp. LS1212, the proteins below share one genomic window:
- a CDS encoding class II aldolase and adducin N-terminal domain-containing protein has protein sequence MNLDHWQQRTDLACAFRWAARLGMHESIANHFSVAVSSDGRQFLINPYGKHFSRLRASDLIVVDADDPSTLDRPDAPDITAWALHSALHRNQPQARCILHTHSRYATVLACLADSRLPPIEQNSMRFFERVAIDEGFDGMGLGDEAQRVSLLLDSKPILLMGNHGLLVAAPSIAQAFDDLYYFERACETYITALSTGLPLRIASDEVARKTARQWLDYPGFAEKHFAALMGILDEEEPGYRG, from the coding sequence ATGAACCTGGACCATTGGCAGCAGCGAACCGATCTGGCCTGTGCCTTTCGTTGGGCTGCCAGGCTCGGCATGCACGAGTCGATCGCCAATCATTTCAGCGTGGCGGTCTCAAGCGACGGGCGTCAGTTTCTGATCAACCCGTATGGCAAGCACTTCTCGCGCCTCAGGGCCAGCGACTTGATAGTGGTCGATGCCGACGATCCGAGCACCCTGGATCGCCCCGATGCCCCCGACATCACCGCCTGGGCCTTACACAGTGCCCTGCACCGCAACCAGCCGCAGGCGCGCTGCATTCTGCACACGCACTCCAGGTATGCAACGGTGCTGGCGTGCCTGGCCGACTCGCGATTGCCGCCAATCGAGCAGAATTCAATGCGTTTTTTCGAGCGGGTGGCCATCGACGAAGGCTTCGACGGCATGGGCCTGGGTGACGAGGCGCAACGGGTCAGTCTGCTGCTGGACAGCAAGCCGATCCTGTTGATGGGCAACCATGGACTGCTGGTCGCGGCACCGAGCATTGCCCAGGCATTCGACGACCTGTACTACTTCGAGCGCGCCTGCGAGACCTACATCACTGCATTATCGACGGGGCTGCCCTTGCGTATTGCCAGCGACGAGGTCGCCCGCAAGACTGCGCGGCAGTGGCTGGATTATCCGGGGTTTGCCGAGAAGCATTTTGCAGCGCTGATGGGGATTCTGGATGAGGAGGAGCCTGGATATCGCGGTTGA
- a CDS encoding GlxA family transcriptional regulator, whose product MSNGSGVGGVDWRQQGADPLRIAVLMLPSFSNLGLAAILEPLAIANWLAQRSLFEWTLLSLDGQPVQASNGVSSMAQAAIQTEQGFDVCFVIASFDVHKHSQNHLLKSWLRKQALFGAVLAGVETGTELLAAAGVLDGYEAAVHWDNLQGFQESYPRVQAKPQLYTLQRQRLTCAGATTTLDMMLGWLGQSIDSDLAREIGMHLLVGRVREPAQNQLDGDQSNTRLYSGKMRRAVMLMEQALEEPLDCEAIASRVGLSQRQLERQFKHYTGLSPLKYYIALRLAKAHSLLQQTKLSVAQVAASSGFGSLEHFSRAYRARFGCPPSEDRSQTWTAPVMRQPLGREPRQTTVKD is encoded by the coding sequence ATGAGCAACGGATCAGGCGTGGGTGGAGTGGATTGGCGGCAGCAAGGTGCAGATCCGTTGCGTATTGCCGTGTTGATGCTGCCGTCGTTTTCCAACCTGGGCCTGGCGGCGATCCTCGAACCCTTGGCGATCGCCAATTGGCTGGCCCAGCGATCGCTGTTTGAGTGGACCCTGCTGTCTCTGGACGGCCAGCCGGTGCAGGCCAGCAATGGCGTGTCGAGCATGGCCCAGGCTGCAATCCAGACCGAGCAAGGTTTCGATGTCTGCTTCGTCATCGCCAGCTTCGATGTCCACAAGCACAGCCAGAACCATCTGCTCAAAAGCTGGCTGAGGAAGCAGGCGCTGTTCGGCGCGGTGCTGGCCGGTGTGGAAACCGGCACCGAACTGCTCGCCGCCGCCGGGGTACTCGATGGCTATGAGGCGGCGGTTCACTGGGACAACCTGCAGGGGTTCCAGGAAAGCTATCCGCGCGTACAGGCCAAGCCTCAGCTCTATACATTGCAACGCCAGCGCCTGACCTGCGCCGGCGCCACCACCACCCTGGACATGATGCTGGGCTGGCTTGGGCAAAGTATCGACAGCGACCTGGCCCGGGAAATCGGCATGCACCTGTTGGTCGGGCGGGTGCGTGAGCCGGCTCAAAATCAACTCGACGGTGACCAGTCCAACACCCGGCTCTACAGCGGCAAGATGCGCCGGGCAGTGATGCTGATGGAACAGGCGCTGGAAGAGCCGCTCGATTGCGAGGCAATTGCCAGCCGGGTCGGGCTGTCCCAACGCCAGCTGGAGCGACAGTTCAAGCACTACACCGGGCTGTCGCCACTCAAGTACTACATTGCGTTGCGCCTGGCCAAGGCCCATAGCCTGCTGCAGCAGACCAAGCTGAGCGTGGCGCAGGTCGCGGCCAGCTCCGGGTTCGGCTCGTTGGAGCATTTCTCCCGGGCCTACCGCGCCCGGTTCGGCTGCCCGCCGAGCGAGGATCGCAGCCAGACCTGGACGGCGCCGGTGATGCGTCAGCCGTTGGGTAGGGAGCCCAGGCAGACGACGGTGAAGGATTGA